One region of Acropora muricata isolate sample 2 chromosome 13, ASM3666990v1, whole genome shotgun sequence genomic DNA includes:
- the LOC136895575 gene encoding indolethylamine N-methyltransferase-like, whose product MDVVRFGEDHYEFFDSETYLRSYFKGEHCIEYNEFSLRCFQEFWSEIGNTNLRVLEFGGGPTICNLITAAPYVKEIIFAEYTEKNRREVQKWLEKSPDAHDWSLHFKFVVETLEGRNSEDVKIRECELREKISRILACDINWQDPVQWPSSCEVHSFDVVTTSLCLEACVTSSEGYRHAIAKLKTFLKPGGFIALYGVLGETFYMVGQEKFYCFPLSKELVEETLINEGFKTRGEMKIRSWGRNANCDANGFFFLSAVLLP is encoded by the coding sequence ATGGATGTCGTTCGATTTGGAGAAGATCATTACGAGTTCTTCGACTCTGAAACTTATTTGAGATCATATTTCAAGGGAGAGCATTGCATTGAATACAATGAATTCTCTTTGAGATGCTTTCAAgaattttggtctgaaatcggTAATACAAACCTACGTGTTCTGGAATTTGGAGGAGGTCCTACTATTTGTAACCTCATTACTGCGGCGCCGTATGTCAAAGAAATCATCTTTGCCGAATATACCGAGAAAAATCGTCGAGAAGTGCAGAAATGGTTGGAAAAATCGCCGGATGCGCACGAttggtcgttgcattttaaGTTCGTCGTCGAGACTTTAGAAGGAAGAAACAGCGAAGACGTCAAAATTCGAGAATGTGAGCTAAGAGAGAAGATAAGCCGTATTTTGGCATGCGATATTAACTGGCAAGATCCCGTACAATGGCCTTCCTCGTGCGAAGTACATTCGTTTGATGTGGTGACGACTAGCCTGTGCCTTGAAGCTTGCGTGACATCAAGTGAAGGCTATCGTCACGCAATCGCCAAGTTAAAGACTTTTTTGAAGCCTGGAGGATTCATCGCGTTGTATGGTGTTCTTGGAGAGACCTTTTACATGGTTGGCCAAGAAAAGTTTTACTGCTTCCCGCTCAGTAAGGAGCTCGTGGAGGAGACACTGATCAATGAAGGATTCAAAACTCGTGGTGAAATGAAGATACGGAGCTGGGGACGCAATGCGAATTGTGACGCaaatggtttctttttcttaagCGCCGTTCTACTTCCATAg